One genomic segment of Brevinematales bacterium includes these proteins:
- a CDS encoding YjgP/YjgQ family permease, whose amino-acid sequence RKFLVSLIGSMFLFVGIYELTQIFQNMKAFHQGADPGMLIQHYLYGVPYAILLLQPFSFLFASVYVVSSMANTRELIAIVSTGTSVRRVTFYIMMFTIAYYFITILVLEDLWIYPSYQQSIIMRTLIERKMDIKALDRLKDNNNFSIYGSNNLLYIVEYYNAVTKELKNITIVQYGLNETAAPEVYNLLNNPNLWLLTNKQAMDEQRDLLTKHDVKINLRIDAESALWNPADKKWVFANGTIRSKNSDNNLFIVEQFKQKVFDIVTDPPDFFERLWYPTQAMTKWENKKYIDNMKKSHQDAKKAEADYLMKFSYPLGLILVVLTGIGILNMSSRKISIVINIILSMGIFIVYYVFFAAGLALTGKGVLSPEVGAFGGSFIFILIGIVLYARVKT is encoded by the coding sequence TGCGGAAATTTTTAGTTTCACTGATCGGTTCGATGTTTCTTTTCGTCGGAATCTATGAACTAACGCAAATATTCCAGAATATGAAAGCGTTCCACCAGGGCGCCGATCCTGGAATGCTTATTCAGCATTATCTCTACGGTGTTCCGTACGCCATACTACTCCTGCAGCCGTTCTCGTTCCTGTTTGCCTCCGTATATGTGGTCAGCAGTATGGCCAACACACGCGAATTGATCGCGATTGTCAGTACGGGAACCAGCGTCCGCAGGGTCACATTTTATATTATGATGTTTACTATCGCGTATTATTTTATTACTATTCTCGTGCTGGAAGACCTTTGGATATACCCTAGTTATCAGCAGTCCATTATCATGCGAACCCTGATCGAACGAAAGATGGATATTAAAGCGCTCGACCGGTTGAAAGATAATAATAACTTTTCCATCTACGGATCGAATAATCTTTTATACATAGTCGAGTACTATAACGCGGTTACCAAGGAACTGAAAAATATTACGATCGTACAGTACGGTTTAAATGAAACTGCGGCCCCTGAGGTCTATAATCTTCTGAATAACCCCAATCTGTGGCTCCTAACCAATAAACAGGCAATGGACGAACAGAGGGATTTGTTAACCAAGCACGATGTAAAAATTAACCTTCGAATCGACGCCGAAAGCGCATTATGGAATCCCGCGGATAAGAAATGGGTGTTTGCTAACGGAACTATCCGCTCGAAAAATTCCGATAATAATTTGTTTATTGTCGAGCAGTTTAAACAGAAAGTATTCGATATTGTAACCGATCCACCCGATTTTTTCGAGCGGCTCTGGTATCCGACACAGGCTATGACGAAGTGGGAAAATAAGAAGTATATCGATAACATGAAAAAATCGCATCAGGATGCTAAAAAAGCAGAGGCGGATTACCTGATGAAATTCAGCTATCCGCTGGGTCTCATTCTGGTCGTTCTGACCGGTATCGGGATACTCAATATGTCCTCGCGGAAAATATCGATAGTTATCAATATTATTCTCAGTATGGGCATCTTCATCGTGTATTACGTTTTCTTTGCGGCGGGTTTGGCGCTTACCGGAAAGGGGGTATTAAGCCCGGAGGTCGGCGCATTCGGCGGATCGTTCATATTCATTCTGATCGGGATAGTTCTGTACGCGAGGGTAAAAACATAA
- a CDS encoding tetratricopeptide repeat protein: MKRMGLVFVMVLMAYGVTLAEDQVWLDRNSSIGAKAAYEFYKTKFQAKGAYVYAWKLARAAYFYAANFASGDVQKKKYFTEGKEAAEAAMALDPNGFEGFYQYAVCLGSWAEMLGVGEQLGSVDKIIKACEKAIKINPSSADGYMVMARVYHKAPGWPISCGDINKAAGFYEKALKIDAKNRTLYRFYAECLLDQGKKQEAKAIIEKGLALTFDPTDKITENQEIEKLKALLAKTK, translated from the coding sequence ATGAAACGTATGGGTTTAGTATTCGTTATGGTCCTTATGGCTTATGGAGTTACGCTTGCAGAAGACCAGGTCTGGCTCGATCGTAATTCGTCGATCGGCGCGAAAGCGGCCTACGAATTCTATAAGACGAAATTCCAGGCGAAGGGTGCTTATGTATATGCATGGAAACTTGCCAGAGCGGCGTATTTCTATGCGGCAAATTTTGCAAGCGGAGATGTACAGAAAAAGAAGTATTTCACCGAGGGTAAGGAGGCCGCCGAAGCCGCTATGGCGCTTGATCCCAACGGATTTGAGGGCTTTTACCAGTACGCAGTATGTCTCGGCTCATGGGCTGAGATGCTCGGGGTGGGCGAACAGCTCGGATCGGTAGATAAAATCATCAAGGCCTGCGAGAAAGCGATAAAAATTAACCCAAGCAGCGCGGACGGGTATATGGTTATGGCACGGGTGTATCATAAGGCTCCCGGCTGGCCGATCAGCTGCGGGGATATTAATAAGGCCGCGGGATTTTACGAAAAAGCGTTGAAAATTGACGCGAAGAATCGCACATTATACCGCTTCTACGCGGAATGTCTTCTCGATCAGGGAAAGAAACAGGAAGCGAAGGCGATTATAGAAAAAGGTCTCGCTCTTACATTTGATCCCACGGATAAAATCACTGAAAATCAGGAAATTGAGAAGTTAAAGGCATTACTCGCAAAAACCAAATAA